Genomic window (Syngnathus scovelli strain Florida chromosome 14, RoL_Ssco_1.2, whole genome shotgun sequence):
ATCGTTAGCTGAGGAGACAACAATAGTAGATatagatgatgatgaagaggaggaagatgaagacgttgAGAAAACAACCTTTGCTGACGAagaggacacaacagtagatgaTCATGACGAGGAGATGGAAATAACAgtagatgaggaggaggaggaagaagctgTTGCTGGCGAGGAAGACGTGACTAAAGAGAAGACAACGccagaagatgaggaggaggaagaaaccGCATTAGATGAGGATGAGGGTGAGAAGACAGCAATTCTGGATAAGGAGGAGACAACCATCACAgatgaggacgaggaggagacaGCAACTTTGGAGGAGGACAAACCTTTTGCGCATGAGGATGACGAAGAGCAAGACCTTCATCATGGCGAGGACGCGGAAgttcctgttcctgttcctGCACACATGAAATATTCCATCAAGCTCCGCCCAGGTacccaatcaaaaaaaaaagtcatttttcattccatcttgcactttttttttcatgttcaaTCATGAAAATGTTCCTGTGTGGTCAAAAAAAGTGACTGTCCATCACATATTTTGCCGTTATTGTGACTTTTGGTTTCTCCCGTTAGCGAACTATTGCATGACTGCTTTGGCACACTTTTACGCTGGATGCAACCGacccaatttattttttattttttttttaaatccaggtTATGGGACTGGCAGCGACCATTTATAGTGTTATTTACAATATTTGGTATTATTTGTATATGGTCGCGCaaacagaaataaataaataaataaataaataaataaataaataaataaatgtgattaTTTTCTATGTTTCAGTTGTCAAACATAAAACCAAAAAACAGCAGACCCCAGCAGTTAAAGTTAAAGGTAATATTGTGACGGCCTTTGTCGATCTCCTGGTTTTCCATCCCAtcacaaatgttctttttattttgaatcggGATTCATATTCCAATATTTATTACTATATGCAGATCttttgaaagaaaagaaagagaagaagATAGATGTCAAGCATGAGCCATCGCTCACCAACAAAACCAGCGAGGAAAAACCAGCAGAGAAGCTCAAAGCCATCACAAAACttcttaagaaaaaaacacaaaaatcaaaAGGTAAGTTAAATTTCATCACCCCATATTCACAGTATTGTAcaatattttataatatttttcAATTCCCCATGCTTAATAATTTGTTTCCCTCACCTTTAGAAGAACCACTGAAGGAGCTGCGAGTAGAAGCAAAGACTCCGGCTAACACAACGGATGCAAAGAAGCCCTTCATAGTCAGGTTCTCCAAAATCAAAGTGCCAAAAAGGGCCGTGAAAGAGAAAGAAGATGTGAGGAAGCCTGCTAAAGAGGAGAAAAAAGAGGAGGAGACCCTTACTgagaaaataaaagaagaaataaaagaGGAGGCGTTACACAAGAAGGTGATGCCCAAAACTCTCAAAGAAGTCAAAAGACCTTCTAGAAAAGAGAAGGAAGTCAAAAAACCTCCAAAAGAAGTCAAAGAGGTCAAAGATCCTTCTAAGAAAGCCACAAAACCTCCAAAAGAAGTTAAAGCACCTTTAGGAAAAGAAAAGGAAGTGAAAAAACCTCAGAAAGAAGTAAAGAAACCATCTGAAGAAGTCAAGGAACCTCTCAAAGAAGTCAAAGAGGAGGTAAAGAAACCTCACAAAGCCGAGAAGGTCGAGGAAATTCCGAAGGAAGACGAAAAACCTCAAAAAGAAGAGGTCAAAGAAACTATGGAGGTAGTCAAGAAACCACCGAAAAAAGAGAAAGACATCAAAGAACCATTGAAGGAAGTCAAGAAAGCTCCAAAGGAGGAGGTGGGAGCCAAAACACTCTCTAGAAAAGTAAAAGAAGTCAAGAAACCTCAGAAAGAAGAGAAGCATGGCAAAGAAACTTTGAAGGAACTCATGATACCTCCAAAAGAAGTTGAGGAACCTTCCAAAGAAGCCAAGAAACCTCCAAAGGATGTCAAAGAACCTTCAAGAAAGGAGAAGGCAGTCAAGAAGCCTCTCAAAGAGGAGAAAGAGGTCAAAGAAAAAGCTGAAAAAGACAAGAAACATCTTAAAAAAGAGAAGCATGGCAAAGAAACTTTGAAGGAACTCATGATGCCTCCAAAAGAAGTTGAGGAACCTTCCAAAGAAGCCAAGAAACCTCCAAAGGATGTTAAAGAACCATCTAGAAAAAAGAAGGGAGTCAAGAAGCCTCTCAAAGAGGAGAAACAGGTCAAAGAAAAAGCTGAAGAAGACAAGaaacatctcaaagaagagaaagaagGCAAAGAAACTTTGAAGGAACTCAAGAAATCTCCAAAAGAAGTTGAGAGACCATCCAAAGAAGTCAAGAAACCTCTAAAGGAAGCCAAAGAACCTTCAAGAAAGGAGAAGGCAGTCAAgaagcctctcaaagaagagaaggAGGCAAAAgaaccttctgaagaaatcaagacACCTCTTAAAGATGAAAAAGACGGCAAAGAACCTTCTAGAAAAGAGAAAGAAGTCAAGAAAGAAGACACAGAGGTCAAAGTAACTACAAAGGAAGTCACAAAGCCGCAGAAACAAGACAAGAAGGTCAAAGAAACTTCCAAGGAAGCCAAGAAACCTCAGAAAGAAGTCAAAGAACCTTCCAAGGAAGCCAAGAAACCTCCAAAGGAACTCAAAGAACTTCCAAGCCATGAGAAGGAAGTCAGGAaaccaaagaaagaaaagaagtcaGTCAAAGAAGTGACTAAGGATGAGTTGAAAGTAAAAGAGGACAAGGGTGTCGTTAGCAAACCTCCCAAAGAACAAAAGCTTGTAGAACCTGAAAAAACAACCAGCAAGAAGCTTCCTAGAAAACTAAGAAGCATCAAAGAAGCGCAAGAGAAACCACCAAAGGAAGGCAAAGAAGACAAGAGGCGTCCTCGGGAAGATGTCGACAAAGCTCTCAAAAAGGAACTTCCCAAAGATGTTGAGAAACCCATCAAAGAAGCAAACGTGTCTTCAGTGGTCCTTCAAGACACTAAGAAACCTCTTGAAGGTGGTTCCGAAGTCAAAGACAAGAGGACGTCTTTAAAAAGATTTTTCAAAATCCACAAAGAAGTCACAGAAGTAAAGAAAGTTACCAAAGATGAGAAAGAAGGCAAAACACCTCCTGAAAAAGTGCTGTTCTTCAGAAGAACGTCCAAAGAAGTTCtcaaaaagacacacaaagaacttAGCAATGAAACTGAAGTCAAAAAGCCGCCTGAAGAGGAAAAGGAAGCCAGGAAACATCTTAAAGAGGATCTCCAGAAACAAGAAGGACGAGATTCCAAGACAACCACGACAAAGACAGAGGAGAAGAAACTACATGAAGAACTTGAAGAGGAGAAAGACGTCAAAAGATCTCTCAGGAAAAAGACAGCGCACCTGAAACCAACCAGACTCCAAAAAGACCTCATGAAACCATCCCAGAAGGTCCATGAGGAGGCTAAACCCTCTGAggacaaggaaaaaaagaaacctcCCAAGGAAGTGTTGGAGGTCCCTCAGAAAAAACAAGTTGACGAATCTTTGGGAGAACACAAACTCATCACGACACCGCTCAGAAAGGAGAGAAAGATTCTGAAACCAAGAGAAGACAAAGACATCCAGAAACCTTCTCAACAAGAAGAAAGTAAACCTTCCGAGATGAAAGAGGAGAAGAAACTTCCCAAAGAAGAGGACAAAGTAGAGACCGGGAGATCTTCAGGAGAGCAGATGGAAGTCCAAACAGTGATCAGAAGACAGACCAGGCCTCCAAAACCTTCTCAAGAAGAAGAAAGTAAACCTTCTGAGATGAAAGAGGAGAAGAAACTTCCCAAAGAAGAGGTCACAGTAGAGACCGGGAAATCTTTAGGAGAGCAGATGGAAGTCCAAAAAGTGATCAGAAGACAGACCAGGCCTCATAAACCTTCTCAAGAAGATGAAAGTAAACCTTCTGAGATGAAAGAGGAGAAGAAACTTCCCAAAGAAGAGGACACAGTAGAGACCGGGAAATCTTTAGGAGAGCAGATGGAAGTCAAAAAAGTGATCAGAAGAGAGACCAGGCCTCAGAAACCGACCCCAATGGAGAAGGAACCCAAATCAACACCTCAAGAAGCCCCAGAGGAGCCTAAACCATCTGAGGAGATTCCACCCAAAGAACCCCTCAAAGAAGCAAAGATACACACCAAAGTAGACGTTGAAGAGAAGAAACCTgccaagaaagaaaaacaaatcaagatgGCCGATGAAGCAGAAGGAAGGAAGTCATTGAAGGAAAAGAAACCTCCCAAGGAGGAAAAACCTGAAGATGTCATTTCCAGGGAACCTGAGAAGCCCTCCAAGCAAAAAACAAAGGAACCCTCCAAAGAAGTTTTGAAACCGTCTAAAAAAGAACCGGAGAAGCTCTCAAAAGTTGTCAAGGTGACCACCAAAGAAGATACAATCGACACTTCCAAAGTGGACAAAGAAGTCAAGAAGACTCCAAAAGAAAAACCTGCACCGAAAGGTAAATTTGGTCAATCGCCAACATAATTTCGACTTTTTGTGGCATCTGTCTGGTTCTTCGTTTTTTTCAGCGGATGTTTCCAAGAAACCTTTCAGGTTCCTCAGAGTCACCAAAAAGCAAATCGCACCTGTCCTCAAAAAAGAACACGTCAACGtgacaaaagaaaaaggtaTGTCAAAACTCTCGAcgcaaaattttcaaataattcctgattttttttttaaattctagaACTTCCCACGGTGAAAGCCAAACCAGAACCCACAAAAAAAGGTAGCAAGTGTTTTCCATTTTATTATCATGTTAGCGGCAGCTAACCACATTAGCATCTACactcatatttttttaatgtgttgccAGAAAAAGAAGTTCCTGCAAAAAACATCACATCGGTGCTGAAGGAGAGAGTTAAAATTGTGCCAATGAAGAAAagtaatttctttctttttatacttttaaaatcatctgaatttatattcatttttaatttctttcaGTTATCACAAGACCGGTAAAGAAAATCCAGGAGACACCCGCAAAAACACGTATGCATATCCAAAGCGGTGACTTACAAAACCttcttagcttaatgctaacgtgCAATGCAAAACACCTAAGACAGGCTAACAAAATTAGCACTGACAGACTAATATCATTGAAGAATattcatgtttttttctgtttttatttaaagCTATTCGAATTCAGACGAAACCCAGCGTGGGCGTCAAAGGTAAGTGTTTCACTAATTCAtaatctaaaaaataaaaattgtccaattttatttttgctgtttgtAGAAGCGGGGATTGCTCCTAAAAATGCAACTCTAGCCAGAGAAAAAGTGAAAGCGGCTCCGCTAAAAAAAGGTGGATGTACAGGCTACTTTTCTGATGCTACGCTAACTCACGCAATAGCATTCCAACGTTGTATTTTTCATAAAcaactaataataatttatctatttatttttaagtgTCTACCTCGGTCGAGAAGACTGactcaaagaagagaaaggcCACATCACTCCTAAAGACAAAAGGTAAATTTTTATTAGACCTCTCTGACAGTGTTTTTGTAGTTTtaattacttttttattttattttattttaacagcAGAGCACAAGACTGCCAAAGAAAACCAAAAGCCCACAACAGTGACAAAAGGTGCTGCGTTTAGGGGCGGTTGTTATTTTCAGTGCCAAACTTGCTATTGATGAATAACATCTCGAGTGTGCTTAATTTCTCTGTTGTGTTTAGAAAAAGTCGTGGAGAAAAAGGCAGCTAAAGACGACCTGCCGAAAGGTACCAAGCGGTTAAATGtatgatttttaattttgattttattaatattaattttCTACTCGTATTCACAGAAGACAGAGTCCTTAAAGAGATACAAGAGAAAAGTAGGTTGAGTCCTTTTAGGGTAcgtcattatttattattatttattaacttGTTGATTTTGTTGCAGATAAATCCTCAAAGGAGGAGGAAccgaaaggtaaaaaaaaataatgcttgaCATAAATTAAGTTGAATGGAGTCAttaaaagtgtttttattttctcagcAGATTCTGATGACTTTATCCCGGAAGGTGAGTATAACTTGCAATAGGTGACAGGATGTGACATCATAAGGTGACATCACCTGACTCCGCCCACAGACGACCTGCCCTACTTCCAGTGTTTCTTCGTGGACGAGGACGAAGCCCAGTTTCCCTTCTACGCGTTCTCGCCGCTGCAGGTTTGAGGCGGAGCAGCTGACGGCCGGCCGCCATTTTAGAGCCCGACTCGACTGATTGGAGCGGGGGATTGTGGGTAATTCTTGCCACAtggaagcagccattttggtcACATTTGGTTGAGCTCTCTTACCAAATATGTGCAGCCAATGTCATtcctttacttttattttttttcttttttttttttattgttaatttattatgaagttatttttttctttctttcttttatattattttatttttcagtaatttttgtagttattttatattctttttattattctctttcattttaatttacttttttttttgacaattggTTGAGGGAGGTTACCGCCCTGTCGGTCCCCCCCTATGCACGCCCCTTATGAGCATGCCACATATATGAGAGCTCCCAAAACATCCGGATGGAAAAAGACTCCCTAAAAAGTCTGATTATTTAATCAGCACGCACGTCTGCGCCAATGTTAACGTTGGCTCGCAGTGCGCCATTTTGTGCTCGTTTATGGTTGACAGAACAAAAACAACTGACTGTACATTACGATGAAGACAATTAAACAGATGAAAAGCACAAAATGGGGATTGGGAGATTTACATATTTctgaagaaaatgaaaatgctGTTTTGACGGAGGCTCGCCTCATTTGTCAGCAGCTAGACGCTAACAGATGTTGTTTGTCACGCTTTGTGACAATTGACGAAGCCTGAGAGGATCATCCTAAATGTaaatcccatttttttttgtaatcataATAAGTGGGACACGTCTTGTGTGAGTTGTATTGTTTTGTTACAAACAAACACTACCGCCAATGCTTTGCAATATTTTTACCGAGATAAATATATTTAGAATGTAATGAAAATTTATTTGTTAGGTTCAAAGCTACCTGAAATCTGCATGTGCGTGTCAGagatttaaaatagaaaaaagggagaaagaatgtgaatataaaaagtctacacacccctcttcAAATGCTACgttcaaaaaaattgtaaaacaaaaatccaCTATTAGTGTgaccaaaaacattttacaacttaattaaaaatgaatggataGAGACCTGGTATTTgaagaggggtgtgtagactttttgtaAATACAATTTTGATCCCCATTGAGGAGGATAATAATAGAACAACAGCACCATTGTGTCTGCTCATTGCGCTTAGATTTGACATTCAATAAAAGAGTCACGCAAGTGTGTCGTCATGTGGAAAGTCTtgattgaacatattcaaagctTTCTGTCTGCTTCGTGGGATTGAGGACCCAAGCGCAAGGAAGCAAGGATACAAGTGGTCGAAGGAGCTGATTGGACGACGCTAACAAGAACAGGGGAGGGAACGCTTAACTAACAAGACATGTAGAAATACCAGGGAAACAAATCAAAGTCCAAATCAAAACCAAACATGACACTATTTTAATCACTTCATACTGAATACAAAAATTGatgtaaaaatatttgattgaaTTAAATTTAGTTTTGATCATTTTTAGGTGATCATTTTAATCATTGTTATGTCAGAGCCAAATATAGAGAAAAAATGATATATTTTGTATCGTGTATTCagccaatcaaaaacaagcgtcTATTTTATGTGGGCCCAAAACTCTGGACCGAGGTCCATGGGTTCACTTCACTCCAAACAAAAAGGGAACTTCTCGCCTGCTAGCAGACACAAacgattttttttgtctattatGGGAACGACTGACTGTTTCTTTCTTAGCTCTCTTGGCTCGTTTTGTGACAACCTTTTGGCAGACTCCATTTTCAATTGAAATCGGAGTTCCACTCCAGTTAGCACACAACCTTTGTTTGTGCATTTAGAGCAAAGTTGGCAGCTAGAAGAACGCAGCTCCTTGTGCGCCGATTCACAATGCTGAGAATGATTGATTGTATTATTGAATTCATCTTAAGCTTGTCTATCAATctattttcttcttttgtgtgtgtgtgtgtcacgcgATTTACCTATGGTTGGTCCACGCCATCGCATGTTGCCTCCACGTCATGACACCATGGCCTAAATCAGATTAGTGACGTCACCGCCTCTATCCTCGTTCCAgcttctgtctgtgtgtgtgtgtgtgtgtgtgtggcaattCTCCAGGGTTCATTCCAGGTCGTTCACGCTGCCCGGTCGCGTTGGACCCTGCAGCTGTCACTTGGCAAAAAGCACAGGCGACACCCTGTGCAGTGATTTTCAAtcagctacacacacacacacaaattgatgtttatctcacctttttttttttttttatgacacacACAAGTGAGGCTTTTATTGTGAATGAAATGACCCCAAATTATTCaacaattattttattaaatgttTGCATGTTAAACATTTTCTTCAACGTAAAAACAGAAGTGCAAATATTTCACGCTCCTGTTTAATAGGTTAAAAAGATCAGTAGGACAGACAATAAAAATAGCAAAGTATTCCTTGCGAATAAAATATTAGAAAATTAGGCTTTCTCATACGTTCGCACAGCCTGGACGCCGTCAAACGTCAAAGTctggaaaaaagaaatacaaatgaagcaaaaaaaaattaagttgcaAGTGAAGAACTAATGACGTCATCTCACCATCACCAGCTTCCCATCCTTGAGCTCTCGGACAAATTTGGTTTCTTTGCCGTCCCACTTTTGCACTTGCACAAATTTGTCCCCTTCCATGGTGAATGTGGACtgtcaaataaaatgtaaagtaTTGTTAATCAAAAAGATCGATTTCTAATTGCATTTTTGTAATGATATTACTTTGACTTTTCGGTCATCAGGCGTGATCTCGTCAAACTCCTCCCCCAGTTTGGCGCTGAGCTCGGTGTTGCGGAAGGTGCTCGTGGTCTTCACGACCACTTTATCTCCATCCTGGCTGATGATCACTGTAGGTTTGGTCACGTTGCCCACTTGTCTTGTGGCAAAGCCCACACCTAGTGGGGATAGATTTTGGAGATGCAAAAAAATTCACCAGAGAAGATGCAGCAACTTGAAATAAATGACTCACCGAGCGCTTTCATATACTCATCAAAATTCTGACTGTCCAGCAGTTTCCATGTAGCGCAGAAAGCATCCACCATTTTTGCAGGTTTTTAGTCAAAATGGATTAACAACATAAACTGACCACGCCACACGAATCAATGGGGTCAGCGTCATTCAGTGAAGTCCGTTTTATATCGACTTGGGCTGGGAGGCGGGCGCATGCGCTGAAGCGAGAAAGCCGATTTGACAGCCCGCTCGTAAGCTCCAAAGgggcattaaataaataaataaaattaacgaGCGCAAACCAAAAGTTTATTCTGGATACTTTTATTTGGATAATACATTTTACAGTAAAACCTATTGAGGAAAATACTCTAAAATATGTACTGATCATTTATCATCAGCCATAATTGTTGGCACTGCTTACAGTGAGATTATTacagcaacaaaacaaaaagatattTTTTCTCCTTCAAAAATGTCAATTACAAATTCACACAGCCCATGCAAGAACATTTAATTTTCCAagataaatatacatatatttacttTTGCAGACCATCacaagttattaaaaaaaacattggttcCCCTGCAAAATACTTTTAAAAGTTTCTTTAAACTGTTTAGccaatgaagatttttttttttcaatacttGAAACCCCCAAAATAATGAAAGGTCAAATCTTATCACAATCAATTTTTGCATCATTTCATGTCCAACTTAATCAAGGCAAGTCTGGAACATGACCGAGACTGAGGCCACAAGACGGCCACATATCGGTAACTAACCGACCCAATCAGAGAAAAGCTCATTCACATATTTATAATTATCTTGCAAATCGGAGATAAATGATCTTAAAAGATAtttaaaaatctaaataaaaaatTGTTGCATGGGACTTTTAACATTTCAGGATTGGTTGGCAGTTTGATGCGCTTAAAAAAAACACGGGGGGAGGTCAGCGGAGGTAGACTGCAAGAGTGAGGTAGGGAGGGTCAACGGCACCGATGCTCGTCAATGTACAGTAAAGGCCTCTTCTCCCTCTCGTTCCCTTTTGAAGCGTAACATCATTATCCTGAATTAAACAAAAAAGTTCCAACCGCATTATGTACAATCTACAGTATTGTTGGTACTTGAGTGGCTGGTCAATAAACTTTCAATAAGCTTTCCGGTTCTTCTTCGAGGATTGTCTCTGTTATGCAACAGGGCGCCACGCGTCAACGACATTGGCTGCGCACTAGTGGCAGTTGCTGCTGAAGACGCCGACATTGATGGATAGCGCCACCTCGGGCCTTTTGGGCGTCTTTGTTTGTGATCCAGCGCAGTTTGAGCCTCCAGCCCGATctctaaaaaaaagaagcccGAAATCAGTATTCAATTCAACATGTCTGACTTCACGGGTATTTTGTAATAGAATAttagggggtaaaaaaaaaaagcacttccatgttgcattaaaaaaatctttacCCTTTGTGTTGTTGCTCTGCTTGCTCTTGTTCGTCCTCCCAAATGTCAAAGTccttgctgtcaatcaaaaGGTTCTGTAAACAGGACACAAAAAACattacaattattttattttaaaaagacttccttttcattcattttaaaatgttctctCATTTGAGTTTTGCTTTACCCTGACGCCTATCACATCGCCATCTTTGAGATGAAACGGTGCTCCTAATAGTGAatctgtctttttcttctttttcttcttggaaACTTGGCTACTCTGTAagaaaaaataaagtcaaattaACAGAATCGATGATTACAGGAATAGACTGTGGCCAAACAAAAAAGGCTTTTTCAAAAGTATTtctttggcgccatctagcggacTCATGGTGGTAAGAGCctgtgttgaaatgagttgagctTCATGTTATGCTTTGTCGCCATCTTGTGGAATCTATAGGGAATTACAAATATATGACTCACCCAGCTGCAGATTTCTTCCCAAGTGTGTTTGTGCGGCCGCTGCTTGGCCAACCGAAGAGAGGCAGCGGGCAAGCCGtagctctcagccacgaaggtACGCAAGCTGGCGGGCGATGGGTCCCTCGAAGCGTCCCAGATCAGCTCCTCTGCCGGATGGTAGCAGCTCTTCCCTGGTACTCCCATCTTGACATTCAGCACAATTTCCTTGGGGCTTCGTCAAAGCAGGAAAAATCTATATTAATTCAATGATGCAATCACACACTAAAATGTAAAGTAAAAGGGAAATTTCTCTCACCTGAGATCTTCCGCTTTTAACAACTGTTGCACACAAATATTTGAACCGCTGGTTATCTTGAGCTTCCTGAGAAGATAGGAGACAAAGCATCAAGTGACAATACCACATTCTAGATCTTCTTTTATTCTTTTAAATTCTATTTGAAAAATTTGCCTGAGTGTGATTTGGTTTCCTCTGAGGATGCGAGCCAGGCTGCGTCCCTCCATCTCCCACGCCCGCAAAAAGTTTGCGGGCGCACACACGTTCTGTAAAGCTGGAAGCGTCAACACCTGATAAACAAATAAGAGACATATTGTTTCCAAATCATGTTTCGGACAAGGCCACTTCATCCAGGACTTTCAGAGCAACCTGAGTCTTGAGGTCCTCCAGACTGCCTTCGACTGATATCTCCACCTGGCCGACACTCGCAAGATCGGATGGGTGAGAATCAGTTTGATCTGCGGCGTGATCCTCCTCAGCTGGGCCGTTGTCAGTGTGGTTCATATCCGTTGCTATGGAAACGGGTCCCCGATACAGCCAGACGGACAGCTCAAGAAAGCCCTAATAGGAGGGGGGGGTAAAAGATGAAGATACTATGGAGGACAAAACATGCACTAATTATAAATACCAGATGTTGGAATTACTTTTGGAGGAAGTCGTCCTTCTGAGATGACGAGTGTTTCTCCGTTGTTTATCTTCAACTCTGACAGCGATGCATCCTGAGAAGGAATGATCCAAAAGTGTCACAGAGGCAACGATTAGTTTGAGAGGATTCTTTCGACACCCACCTCGTCGTTCAGCGGCTCTCCCAACTCCTCACACCAGTCGAGCCTTCTCAAGTGCCAGCAGGTTCCTGCAAACGTTCAACTTTTACAATCAGAAAGTCAAACTTACatggtaaaagaaaaaaaaaagaagtttacCATCGATTCCAAAAGCATTAAGCGCTATCTGCAGACACtgcgaattaaaaaaaaaaaaaaaaagaggttggAATTTGCAAACTCTCCCTAAATACaaatggttcatgaagcaaacctgaagcttcattttccccgtCGGTGATTCTTACCTCTTTAACAGTGCAGGTCTTCTCTATGTTTATGTCCATCTCCAATATTCCAGTAGGTGGCGCTGAACCCAAAGAAAAATGCAGGAAAAGCTGCAaagcacacaaaaagaaattatttttcCAAGGTACCTGCATTATACTCATCAAGAAGATAAACAAACCTGCGAAGCCTCGGGGGCACGTCCCACGCAAAGCATCATGGTGGTCATGAGCCGCACGCCGGCGTCACGCACGCACAGGTCCTCGCTTACTGTTCAAGCAGAAGAGAAGGTGTCACAACTCTGCCTAGTTCAAAGACTGGAAAATTAAAAGGCAGCCGTAGCTTTTAAGAATTTAAtgagggccacaatgacagAGTGAGCGCGAGGGGTGTTTTCTAAATGAGGGGGGAGTTCCCCCGCCCGTGTGCAGCCATGAAGCAACACGCATCAAACACACTACCTGGAGGAAGGAGTTTCCCACTGTTGTCCATCTGTCGCAAGCAGTAGTCTGCACCTGGCGAAGAGAAGATGGAAACTTACAAAGTCCAAATGAATAGTCACTGCGcgtcatgctaatgctaacgccaAATGCTCTTCAACAGTTGTTGACATCAGGTTCTACTTgcctgggagttgaagctccttGATGGCCCTCTGTTTGACCTCACA
Coding sequences:
- the si:ch211-266g18.10 gene encoding axoneme-associated protein mst101(2) isoform X2, with amino-acid sequence MAEGANRAKGPPAAEAGGSIKSKAMMVLNKLRVSVELLVALAALLCWLTVGVVMFDFVEYKAVPDIQHIMSDPLQAAYDAADEVSHLVNKFQECTPDLSDPMSAATYAMDEIAQAKDKFVQYFSDEEDVFYLSYVDPVVIGRGLFHSTNVFVSGLAASLRDTFCAAVDVVLSSITHISKVVCSGQMDLSFMDPVPWCRGVFSCTNDFVCGLLGSIQEFFCGILDSVLDLVKGSVDLSFLDPVAFGRNLVSITNDTVHKMADGLQEVMSVTKGGVVDIVNDIQEAVYFSPSAALNRTAEIVVEQYQMLANAITGVLPNVTFDPAKTVEDAMLELTSKKDLFVAYMSAMIVGKQAQSVAMPPEEIIPEKDKSAAPHSELPMVRRKGEFLPPFAKVAEVTVMMRSDEDLREDKKASQGEGEEEAAEDEEEGQGEEVNEEDGGLKEEKIEAAGVEEVPLDGEEMTPLDADDDAKVESAIEDEETGEQIGEDEELTAAVGDEEKEKSDDIRDQKEEEETPKMDDEEEELTTSADDEDDEEMATIDEEQEETKVEMTAILDHEEEKITEDDDDEKISDEEEEALPSDDDDDEDVVTKEEEEISTIVDVDEDDDKTEDDYDEDDDEEEKTIADEEEEIPTKDDHEEEEEETSTLDETTVDDDEDEAVETVEVDEEEDEDVEKTTLADEEKKTVEEEEEMQEETKEEITTLEEDISTVDEDDKRTKDDYEEEDKTTLAEDEEEILTQDDHDEEEEETLSLAEETTIVDIDDDEEEEDEDVEKTTFADEEDTTVDDHDEEMEITVDEEEEEEAVAGEEDVTKEKTTPEDEEEEETALDEDEGEKTAILDKEETTITDEDEEETATLEEDKPFAHEDDEEQDLHHGEDAEVPVPVPAHMKYSIKLRPVVKHKTKKQQTPAVKVKDLLKEKKEKKIDVKHEPSLTNKTSEEKPAEKLKAITKLLKKKTQKSKEEPLKELRVEAKTPANTTDAKKPFIVRFSKIKVPKRAVKEKEDVRKPAKEEKKEEETLTEKIKEEIKEEALHKKVMPKTLKEVKRPSRKEKEVKKPPKEVKEVKDPSKKATKPPKEVKAPLGKEKEVKKPQKEVKKPSEEVKEPLKEVKEEVKKPHKAEKVEEIPKEDEKPQKEEVKETMEVVKKPPKKEKDIKEPLKEVKKAPKEEVGAKTLSRKVKEVKKPQKEEKHGKETLKELMIPPKEVEEPSKEAKKPPKDVKEPSRKEKAVKKPLKEEKEVKEKAEKDKKHLKKEKHGKETLKELMMPPKEVEEPSKEAKKPPKDVKEPSRKKKGVKKPLKEEKQVKEKAEEDKKHLKEEKEGKETLKELKKSPKEVERPSKEVKKPLKEAKEPSRKEKAVKKPLKEEKEAKEPSEEIKTPLKDEKDGKEPSRKEKEVKKEDTEVKVTTKEVTKPQKQDKKVKETSKEAKKPQKEVKEPSKEAKKPPKELKELPSHEKEVRKPKKEKKSVKEVTKDELKVKEDKGVVSKPPKEQKLVEPEKTTSKKLPRKLRSIKEAQEKPPKEGKEDKRRPREDVDKALKKELPKDVEKPIKEANVSSVVLQDTKKPLEGGSEVKDKRTSLKRFFKIHKEVTEVKKVTKDEKEGKTPPEKVLFFRRTSKEVLKKTHKELSNETEVKKPPEEEKEARKHLKEDLQKQEGRDSKTTTTKTEEKKLHEELEEEKDVKRSLRKKTAHLKPTRLQKDLMKPSQKVHEEAKPSEDKEKKKPPKEVLEVPQKKQVDESLGEHKLITTPLRKERKILKPREDKDIQKPSQQEESKPSEMKEEKKLPKEEDKVETGRSSGEQMEVQTVIRRQTRPPKPSQEEESKPSEMKEEKKLPKEEVTVETGKSLGEQMEVQKVIRRQTRPHKPSQEDESKPSEMKEEKKLPKEEDTVETGKSLGEQMEVKKVIRRETRPQKPTPMEKEPKSTPQEAPEEPKPSEEIPPKEPLKEAKIHTKVDVEEKKPAKKEKQIKMADEAEGRKSLKEKKPPKEEKPEDVISREPEKPSKQKTKEPSKEVLKPSKKEPEKLSKVVKVTTKEDTIDTSKVDKEVKKTPKEKPAPKADVSKKPFRFLRVTKKQIAPVLKKEHVNVTKEKELPTVKAKPEPTKKEKEVPAKNITSVLKERVKIVPMKKIITRPVKKIQETPAKTPIRIQTKPSVGVKEAGIAPKNATLAREKVKAAPLKKGGLSTSVEKTDSKKRKATSLLKTKAEHKTAKENQKPTTVTKEKVVEKKAAKDDLPKEDRVLKEIQEKNKSSKEEEPKDSDDFIPEDDLPYFQCFFVDEDEAQFPFYAFSPLQV